The genomic stretch TTTACTTGATCATGGGTTCCGCCTAACAGACTCATACCGGTTTTCCCAGTCTGAGGGTATTGAGCAGGATGAGATTTGGGATTTCCGTCTGACAAGGCTCAGATTGTTGCATCTCAAGGACAGGCTAGAGACATTTCTTGGCATAAACACTGGCAGGTGATCATTTTCatcaacacatttttttttcttactaacATCTTGGGAATAAGTTTTTTGTACTATTCATTTTCTGTACTCAGACTCTGTATGCATGGAAAGTTGTAAACCATATTAAATATGCACTTCACTGTAGATATGGAGATGTTCTTTTTGATATGCGTTCCTACGAGTTGGTTTTTTGTAACCAAAATAGAAAATGGAAATGGATTCAGATTTACTTATTTGTTGGATAAAATCACcccttttttatgtttttttttttggttgggggGGGGGCGGGGTATTAGCTTTCCTCGAGCAAAATAAAGCAATGTTTCATGCCCTAGTTTCTCATTTGCTTCCTCCTGATATGGTTTTCATCATTCTTTTTCGTAGTGTGTTTTCAGTATATTAGTGATTACTGTTTACTAAAGTTGTTCCAACTGACTTGGAACTTAATGACATAGCCTTTTGCAGGTTTTCTGTGCAGGAGTACAAGAAATTTTGTAATCTGTCCATCAAGGAAGCTGCCATTGGACTTGGAGAAAGTGGAAAGATTGGGGCACTAAACCTTCTCTtcaaacgccatccttattctTTGACTTCTTGTATGTTGGATGTCTTATCTGCTATCCCTGAAACTATTCCAGTTCAAACATATGGACAGCTACTTCCTGGGAGTTCTCCTCCTCCAAATATTACTCTAAGGGAAGAAGATTGGGTTGAATGTTTTGAGATGGTTGCTTTTATCAGCAAACTCCCTGAGAATCATGAGAGCAATATTCAAATCAGAACTGAACCAATTATCAAGCAATCTATGGAGTATCAATGGCCTTCAATTACTGAACTATCTTCATGGTATAAAAATAGAGCCAGAGATATTGATAACTTTAGCGGGCAGCTAGACAATTGCATCTCCTTAATTGACTTTGCTTGTCGGAAAGGCATTCATCAGCTGAAACCATTTTTAGAGGACATCTCATACTTAAATGAACTTATTTATAGTGATGAAGATGACAACACAATGAATTTGTCTATGAGTCTTGCAACATGGGAAAACTTATCTGATTATGAAAGGTTCAAGTTGATGCTAGTTGGGGTTAACGAGGAAAATGTTATTCGAAGATTACATAATAAAGCAATCCCATTCATGAAGAAGAGGTTGCACTCTATGACTGTGGTTTCCAGAGATGAGGAGCAGCCCTCCACTTTGGTTAACTCATCTGAGTCTTTTCTGGTCAGATGGCTGAAAGATATTGCTTCGCAAAATAAATTAGAGATGTGCTTAATTGTGATTGAAGAGGGATGTAAGGAGATtcataataattgttatttcaTAGATGATGCTGAACTGGTAGATTGTGCTTTGCAGTGCATATACCTGTGCTCTGTTACAGATAGATGGAGTACTATGGCTTCCATCTTGTCTAAACTTCCAAATACAGGAGGTAAACTTCCATCCATGTGAATGCTAATATGATTACAAGAGTTTGAATCTCCCATTtgtgtttcatatttttataacatGCATTTCTTTAACATTTCATTGGGTATCAAGGGAAAATATTGAGTGACAGTATACAAAATGCTCATTTTCACAGAAAGCATTAGTTGcaagaagatttgccattttgTATTTTTCCCTTCCTGTTCTGGGTGGGGTGAGTATCAGTTTTTGGTTTGGCTAATGATGAAATTGTATGTTGGTTTTGGAGCAAACTCAGTTCATAGTCTTGCTAAATCTCCATGCAATTTTCATGTGTTTCTTGACATTTTTCTTCTAATTAATATGTGAAATTTATAGTGTCAGCCAAATAATTCATATGAAATTTGCTggtttgtatgattaatatatgcATGGTTTTATCAGAGTTTGATGATGCACGTCTCAAGGAAAGACTTAGACTTGCAGAAGGTCATGTTGAAGCAGGAAGGCTTTTCGCATATTACCAGGTTCCAAAGCCTATAAGCTTTTTCCTTGGAGCAGATTCAGATGGAAAGGGAATAAAGCAGATCCTTCGTCTTATACTATCCAAATTTATTCGTCGCCAACCAGTTCCAATGGATAGTGATTGGGCAAATATGTGGCGTGATTTACAATATCTTCAAGAGAAGGCATTTCCCTTCATAGACCTGGAATATGTCTTGATAGAGTTCTGCAGGGGATTGCTGAAAGCAGGAAAATTTTCACTTGCTAGGAGCTATTTGCGGGGTGCTGGTTCAGTATCTTTGGCAACTGATAAAGCAGAGAATCTTGTCATTCAAGCGGCACGGGAGTATTTCTTCTCAGCATCAAGTCTTTCGTGTTCTGAAGTAAGTAGATTCTATACTTTTTACTATGGAAATGATCTATAAAACCCATATGGTATTAATAAGTCCTATTGGCTTGTCATGGTTGGTATCTTGATATGTGTTTTGGTATCTGCAAATGCAAGTGGCTTTTAAGTCAGGCTCACTGAACAGGAGCAATATATTATGGAGTATGTTGTATATTGCCATTTTAGTTAGGTGCAAGTAACATAGGATGTAGCTTTGGAGGGAATGAGTTCAACTGTTTTTAGCTCTGGCCCTATACCACCTCCAAACACCTccacccccccaccccccacccccctccAAGCGTGCAACCAaccacaaaaattaataaaaaataaataaaattcctTTTTTCTCTAACAAAGTTAAGAGCTTTGGTCCTGGGAATTCTTTTTGTGCATGATCCTGTTATAGTCATTTTATGAAGAAACTAAACGTCATTGTGAACTATTAACTTCTGATGGCTTATATGTTGTAAAAATACATAGCTTGTGCAATGCCAAATTTGTGATGAAGTGTTGAAACATGCAGATCTGGAAGGCTAAGGAATGTCTTAACATCTTTCCAAACAATAGAAGTGTGATTGCTGAGGCTGATATCATCGATGCTGTTACTGTTAAACTTCCAAGTCTTGGAGTCAACCTCTTGCCAATGCAATTCAAGCAAATCAAAGATCCAATGGAAATCATCAAGTTGGCAATTACAAGTCATAGTGGAGCTTATCTGAATGTTGATGAAATTATTGAAATAGCCAAACTTCTTGGGCTGAGTTCTCAGGATGACATATCAGCGGTACAAGAAGCTATTGCAAGAGAAGCTGCAGTTGTTGGGGATCTTCAATTGGCTTTTGATCTTTGTCTTATTTTGGCCAAAAAGGGGCATGGCTCTGCATGGGATTTATGTGCAGCACTGGCAAGAGGTCCTGCTCTAGATAATATGGATATTAGTTCTCGAAAACGACTGTTAGGTTTTGCTTTGAGTCACTGTGACGGAGAATCGATTGGTGAGCTACTACATGGATGGAAGGATCTTGATATTCAAGGCCAGTGTGAATCTTTAATAATAATGACAGGAAAAGAGCCTCAACCAATCTCAGCTCAGGATTCTTCCTATCCTCTTCATGGTGCCAATAGAGTTGAGGATATCAGTTTCTTTGATCATGATGCACAACTGAACCACATAAAAGGTTTCCTTTTTCAGGTGGCAAAAGATTTACATCTAGAGGGTGATGTTGGTCTTGAATCAATCCTTAGAGACAATGGAAAAATATTATCCTTTGCTGCTGTGCAGCTTCCTTGGTTGCTTGAACTAAGTCAAGTTGCTGGAAGTGGAAAGAAATTCCTATCAGGCTCTGTTTCTGGGAAGCAATATATCAGTGTAAGGACACAAGCAATAGTTGCTATTTTGTCCTGGTTGGCAAGGAATGGTTTTGCTCCAAAGGATACTTTGGTTGCATCTCTAGCTAAGTCAATTATGGAACCTCCTGTAACTGAAGAGGAAGACATCATAGGGTGCTCCTATTTGTTAAATCTTGTTGATGCCTTAAATGGAGTGGGGATAATTGAAGAAAACTTGAGAACTAGGGAGAATTATAGTGAAAGAACTAGCATTATGAATGTTGGGATGATTTATGGTCTACTAAACAACAGTGGAGCCAAGTCTGAAGAACCTGCTCAAAGGAGAGAGCTGATTCTAAGGAATTTCCAACAGAAAAATAAACCAAGCACGTCAGGTGAATTTTTTTGCAAGCTCATGATCTAAATAGCATTGTTGCATTCTCTACTGCAGTTTAATTTTCCAAGTTGGAGGAGTTCTGCAACCTTCTTTTGTACAATATTCTGTTTTCTGTTGCTTCAgacatcttttattttttatatttttttaaaaaattattgttattattattttgaattcagATGAAAGAGACAGAATAGACAAAGCACAATCCACATTCTGGAAAGCATGGAAACTGAAATTAGAAGACCAGAAGCGTTTGGCAGACCATTCAAGGGTTTTGGAACAAATAATTCCTGGTGTTGAAACCACACGCTTTTTGTCTGGAGACACAGGCTACAAGGAGAGTGCCATTCTATCACTAATTGAGTCTGTAAAACTGGAGAAGAAACATATTTTCAAGGATGTATCAAACTTGGCACACACCTATGGCTTAGATCGATGCAAGGTAAGCATGTTTTCCCATACCCTGGATGCTGTACACTAGAATTTGAATGTTAGAAAGACTAGCAAACCTCTAACTGTTGTTTTCTTTGCCTTGCTCCTGTTACAGTTGATCCTGCATTACCTGAAGTCCATATTTCTTTCTGAGGCTTGGAGCGTTCATGATATAATTGCTGAAGTGTCAGAATTTAAAGGAGATCTTTGTGGTTGTGCTGTGGAAACTGTTAAATGTTTTTCATGGTCTATCTACCCTTCACTTAATGGGTATGACAAGGATCGGCTTGCTCTTATGTATAGCATACTCTCTGACTGCTACTCACGGCTAACAGAACTAAAAGAACTACCACCCATTATGGAGCAAGATTTTGTGTGTAGAACTTCTACTTGGTTTGCTCGCTTTTACAAGGTTGCTGAACAAGAATGCAATAGAGTGTCTTCTATTATGGgcttaaattttaaaaacattgcTGGAATGCAAGGTTTGAATTTAGATTGCTTCAATACTGAAGTCTGTGCACACataaatgaaaataatgttGATCTTTTGGCCAAGATGGTTCAGAACCTTCTTGATGTTTGTGAAGATCCAGTGCCTGATGGCTTCTTGTCATGGCAGGACGTTTATGGACACCATATACTGGGTTTGCTGACAGCTTTGGAGACTAAAGGGAAATCAGAAACTGATCTTGAAAGCTCTGAAAATATACATGACTTTCTGACTGAGCTTGAGCAGACCTATGATATTTGCAGAAAGTATCTAAAATTCATTCCCACCCCTTCTTTTATTGACATAACAAGGCGATTCTTGACTGTGATAGTGCCTGCTGTGAAATGTTTGAAGCCTGAGTCTTGCAATCCAGGCTGGCAGGTATGCCTTGTCATGTTTGTGGATGTCTGGCTGAGAATTCTGAATGATATGCTGGAAATTGCATTCCTTGAAACTTCATCTGAGAAGTTTGTTTCAGAATGTCTAGTGATATGCCTTAAAACTTTTCGGAGCCTTGTTGTCCAAGAAAAAATCTCACCAAGTCAGGGTTGGGTTACAGTTGTATGTCTTCTTAGCTATGGTCTTGTATCTGATGTTGCTGAAGAGATCTATAATTTCTGCAGAGCTATGATACTCTCTGGCTGTGGGTTTGAAGCCATTTCAGATGTATTTGCTGAGGCAACAACACAGAACCTATGCGAAAGAACATTGATCACAAATGCGCACAAAGGTTTTACTGGTACACAGGATCTTCAACATCTCTATCTAATTGTCTTGAATACCATGTTACAAGAGTTGGCTAGCCAATCCCTTGAGTATCAGTGTCTACATCACTTTTTGTCATCTTTGAGCAGACTGGAAGGTGATTTAGTAACCCTAAAGAGCATAAGGCAGGCAGTATGGGACAGAATGGCTGAATTTTCAGACAACATAGAGCTTCCAAGCCATGCTCGAGTTTACATTTTGGAACTCATGCAATTTGTTGCAGCCTCTACTAGACATATGAAAGGGTTTTCTTCTGAGTTTCAGGCCAGTGTTCTTCCTTGGGAAGGCTGGGAGAATATGCAAAGTGCAAATGCAAGTAGCAAGAAGCCAGTCGACGATGGGATTCCAAACAGAGCAGATGCATCTAGCAATCTCACGAACACTTTGGTTGCACTCAGGTCTACACAGTTGGTATCGGCTATCTCACCAAGCATTGAGGTTACACCAGAAGATCTTCCGACTGTTGAAGCAGCTGTGTCATGCTTTGT from Ipomoea triloba cultivar NCNSP0323 chromosome 12, ASM357664v1 encodes the following:
- the LOC116000049 gene encoding MAG2-interacting protein 2 isoform X1, which produces MEGTQKREVLFETRRHTSRPYTSNYPPTITHQQQQLNGGAGGSFLSRLLPSRGIAQLKEKWSNYKHPRRLRKSASLFVSPGGDLVAVASRNQITILRKEDDYQEPCGIFTCENNATFMFGVWAETHDVLGVVDDADMLYLIRANGEEITRIPKRYLKVSSPIIGLIVQDDINVKASCLCTFSVFTSDGSVHDVEISQDPSASVFSGVASTSESMKKQQFPQHVVCLDYHPKLSLLAVVNYAGSTQSASNGLYSVSLWQKNRNLDLKLVASAQFEGSNFIAKGNVDEVALPKVRISVQGKSVAILDVEGSLVAFKFDNEHHSLSFTPGEGRDPDIIKSELKKHLNEIVDFAWWSDDILTIAARSGIITMFDMYAGVKLLETDTKYLLPLLERSQHLTGNLFLLESKSSSGSYDSSEESARSVHLIEWDAVDMNNQFDWTKLGWTLVSFSERSILEMYDILIAQQEYQAALQFAERHGLNKDEALKSQWLHSSHGISEIRTLLANIKDKVFVLSECVDQFGPTEDAVRALLDHGFRLTDSYRFSQSEGIEQDEIWDFRLTRLRLLHLKDRLETFLGINTGRFSVQEYKKFCNLSIKEAAIGLGESGKIGALNLLFKRHPYSLTSCMLDVLSAIPETIPVQTYGQLLPGSSPPPNITLREEDWVECFEMVAFISKLPENHESNIQIRTEPIIKQSMEYQWPSITELSSWYKNRARDIDNFSGQLDNCISLIDFACRKGIHQLKPFLEDISYLNELIYSDEDDNTMNLSMSLATWENLSDYERFKLMLVGVNEENVIRRLHNKAIPFMKKRLHSMTVVSRDEEQPSTLVNSSESFLVRWLKDIASQNKLEMCLIVIEEGCKEIHNNCYFIDDAELVDCALQCIYLCSVTDRWSTMASILSKLPNTGEFDDARLKERLRLAEGHVEAGRLFAYYQVPKPISFFLGADSDGKGIKQILRLILSKFIRRQPVPMDSDWANMWRDLQYLQEKAFPFIDLEYVLIEFCRGLLKAGKFSLARSYLRGAGSVSLATDKAENLVIQAAREYFFSASSLSCSEIWKAKECLNIFPNNRSVIAEADIIDAVTVKLPSLGVNLLPMQFKQIKDPMEIIKLAITSHSGAYLNVDEIIEIAKLLGLSSQDDISAVQEAIAREAAVVGDLQLAFDLCLILAKKGHGSAWDLCAALARGPALDNMDISSRKRLLGFALSHCDGESIGELLHGWKDLDIQGQCESLIIMTGKEPQPISAQDSSYPLHGANRVEDISFFDHDAQLNHIKGFLFQVAKDLHLEGDVGLESILRDNGKILSFAAVQLPWLLELSQVAGSGKKFLSGSVSGKQYISVRTQAIVAILSWLARNGFAPKDTLVASLAKSIMEPPVTEEEDIIGCSYLLNLVDALNGVGIIEENLRTRENYSERTSIMNVGMIYGLLNNSGAKSEEPAQRRELILRNFQQKNKPSTSDERDRIDKAQSTFWKAWKLKLEDQKRLADHSRVLEQIIPGVETTRFLSGDTGYKESAILSLIESVKLEKKHIFKDVSNLAHTYGLDRCKLILHYLKSIFLSEAWSVHDIIAEVSEFKGDLCGCAVETVKCFSWSIYPSLNGYDKDRLALMYSILSDCYSRLTELKELPPIMEQDFVCRTSTWFARFYKVAEQECNRVSSIMGLNFKNIAGMQGLNLDCFNTEVCAHINENNVDLLAKMVQNLLDVCEDPVPDGFLSWQDVYGHHILGLLTALETKGKSETDLESSENIHDFLTELEQTYDICRKYLKFIPTPSFIDITRRFLTVIVPAVKCLKPESCNPGWQVCLVMFVDVWLRILNDMLEIAFLETSSEKFVSECLVICLKTFRSLVVQEKISPSQGWVTVVCLLSYGLVSDVAEEIYNFCRAMILSGCGFEAISDVFAEATTQNLCERTLITNAHKGFTGTQDLQHLYLIVLNTMLQELASQSLEYQCLHHFLSSLSRLEGDLVTLKSIRQAVWDRMAEFSDNIELPSHARVYILELMQFVAASTRHMKGFSSEFQASVLPWEGWENMQSANASSKKPVDDGIPNRADASSNLTNTLVALRSTQLVSAISPSIEVTPEDLPTVEAAVSCFVKICSSAVSISHVNTLLDILREWEGLFSGGKVEADSGDGSDGGNSWGNDDWDEGWESFQEDPVQPEPKKDDASFSIHPLHVCWMEIFKKLLMLSQFQDMLKLIDQSNAKSNEVLLDEDDARSLSQIALEIDYLLSLKLMLLFPYKAVQLQCLDAVEHKLKHEGISDKISRDHQFLVLVLSSGVISTIITNSSYGTVFSCICYMVGNLSRQCQESQSSKIGSGGSVEGDNIKDMVLFTKLVFPCFTSELVSAEQQILAGLLVTKFMHTNASVSLLNIAGASLRKYLETQIQILPGIESSLDNTHSSELLVNTLSSLKGKLGSLMQSSLSLLPVDG
- the LOC116000049 gene encoding MAG2-interacting protein 2 isoform X2, with product MFGVWAETHDVLGVVDDADMLYLIRANGEEITRIPKRYLKVSSPIIGLIVQDDINVKASCLCTFSVFTSDGSVHDVEISQDPSASVFSGVASTSESMKKQQFPQHVVCLDYHPKLSLLAVVNYAGSTQSASNGLYSVSLWQKNRNLDLKLVASAQFEGSNFIAKGNVDEVALPKVRISVQGKSVAILDVEGSLVAFKFDNEHHSLSFTPGEGRDPDIIKSELKKHLNEIVDFAWWSDDILTIAARSGIITMFDMYAGVKLLETDTKYLLPLLERSQHLTGNLFLLESKSSSGSYDSSEESARSVHLIEWDAVDMNNQFDWTKLGWTLVSFSERSILEMYDILIAQQEYQAALQFAERHGLNKDEALKSQWLHSSHGISEIRTLLANIKDKVFVLSECVDQFGPTEDAVRALLDHGFRLTDSYRFSQSEGIEQDEIWDFRLTRLRLLHLKDRLETFLGINTGRFSVQEYKKFCNLSIKEAAIGLGESGKIGALNLLFKRHPYSLTSCMLDVLSAIPETIPVQTYGQLLPGSSPPPNITLREEDWVECFEMVAFISKLPENHESNIQIRTEPIIKQSMEYQWPSITELSSWYKNRARDIDNFSGQLDNCISLIDFACRKGIHQLKPFLEDISYLNELIYSDEDDNTMNLSMSLATWENLSDYERFKLMLVGVNEENVIRRLHNKAIPFMKKRLHSMTVVSRDEEQPSTLVNSSESFLVRWLKDIASQNKLEMCLIVIEEGCKEIHNNCYFIDDAELVDCALQCIYLCSVTDRWSTMASILSKLPNTGEFDDARLKERLRLAEGHVEAGRLFAYYQVPKPISFFLGADSDGKGIKQILRLILSKFIRRQPVPMDSDWANMWRDLQYLQEKAFPFIDLEYVLIEFCRGLLKAGKFSLARSYLRGAGSVSLATDKAENLVIQAAREYFFSASSLSCSEIWKAKECLNIFPNNRSVIAEADIIDAVTVKLPSLGVNLLPMQFKQIKDPMEIIKLAITSHSGAYLNVDEIIEIAKLLGLSSQDDISAVQEAIAREAAVVGDLQLAFDLCLILAKKGHGSAWDLCAALARGPALDNMDISSRKRLLGFALSHCDGESIGELLHGWKDLDIQGQCESLIIMTGKEPQPISAQDSSYPLHGANRVEDISFFDHDAQLNHIKGFLFQVAKDLHLEGDVGLESILRDNGKILSFAAVQLPWLLELSQVAGSGKKFLSGSVSGKQYISVRTQAIVAILSWLARNGFAPKDTLVASLAKSIMEPPVTEEEDIIGCSYLLNLVDALNGVGIIEENLRTRENYSERTSIMNVGMIYGLLNNSGAKSEEPAQRRELILRNFQQKNKPSTSDERDRIDKAQSTFWKAWKLKLEDQKRLADHSRVLEQIIPGVETTRFLSGDTGYKESAILSLIESVKLEKKHIFKDVSNLAHTYGLDRCKLILHYLKSIFLSEAWSVHDIIAEVSEFKGDLCGCAVETVKCFSWSIYPSLNGYDKDRLALMYSILSDCYSRLTELKELPPIMEQDFVCRTSTWFARFYKVAEQECNRVSSIMGLNFKNIAGMQGLNLDCFNTEVCAHINENNVDLLAKMVQNLLDVCEDPVPDGFLSWQDVYGHHILGLLTALETKGKSETDLESSENIHDFLTELEQTYDICRKYLKFIPTPSFIDITRRFLTVIVPAVKCLKPESCNPGWQVCLVMFVDVWLRILNDMLEIAFLETSSEKFVSECLVICLKTFRSLVVQEKISPSQGWVTVVCLLSYGLVSDVAEEIYNFCRAMILSGCGFEAISDVFAEATTQNLCERTLITNAHKGFTGTQDLQHLYLIVLNTMLQELASQSLEYQCLHHFLSSLSRLEGDLVTLKSIRQAVWDRMAEFSDNIELPSHARVYILELMQFVAASTRHMKGFSSEFQASVLPWEGWENMQSANASSKKPVDDGIPNRADASSNLTNTLVALRSTQLVSAISPSIEVTPEDLPTVEAAVSCFVKICSSAVSISHVNTLLDILREWEGLFSGGKVEADSGDGSDGGNSWGNDDWDEGWESFQEDPVQPEPKKDDASFSIHPLHVCWMEIFKKLLMLSQFQDMLKLIDQSNAKSNEVLLDEDDARSLSQIALEIDYLLSLKLMLLFPYKAVQLQCLDAVEHKLKHEGISDKISRDHQFLVLVLSSGVISTIITNSSYGTVFSCICYMVGNLSRQCQESQSSKIGSGGSVEGDNIKDMVLFTKLVFPCFTSELVSAEQQILAGLLVTKFMHTNASVSLLNIAGASLRKYLETQIQILPGIESSLDNTHSSELLVNTLSSLKGKLGSLMQSSLSLLPVDG